The Rhodothermales bacterium genome has a segment encoding these proteins:
- the fliE gene encoding flagellar hook-basal body complex protein FliE, with the protein MAISISQLQRLRSNHLQGEGGLSLPQPRGLRSSDPSEFGDLLKNAIDRVDNVQKHADGEITSWVAGEKEDLHEVMISMNHAQLSFQLMTEVRNRLVDTYQELMRMQV; encoded by the coding sequence ATGGCTATTTCAATCTCCCAGCTGCAGCGCCTGCGCTCCAACCACCTTCAAGGCGAAGGCGGGCTCTCACTTCCCCAGCCGCGCGGGCTTCGCTCGAGCGATCCGTCGGAGTTCGGGGACCTGCTCAAGAACGCCATCGACCGTGTCGACAACGTGCAGAAGCACGCCGACGGGGAGATCACGTCCTGGGTTGCGGGTGAGAAGGAGGACCTGCACGAGGTGATGATCTCCATGAACCACGCCCAGCTCTCGTTCCAGCTCATGACTGAAGTGCGCAATCGCCTGGTGGACACCTACCAGGAGCTCATGCGCATGCAGGTCTGA
- the flgC gene encoding flagellar basal body rod protein FlgC — MTMDPGGRILSFFRTAARGLEAQRIALSAATENIANAETTRTADGTPYAIKRAVHRTDYTQYELFGQMLSEAQSSMKSTSGKHLTGSDAYRVVNKVDLGPQTEIIETERTRAEFDPTHPDADPAGYVHYPDINVVEEMARMVSANRLYEANLSSVQSAKEMIKRTLDI; from the coding sequence ATGACCATGGATCCAGGAGGACGCATACTCTCATTCTTTCGCACCGCTGCGCGAGGTCTCGAGGCCCAGCGCATCGCGCTGTCCGCAGCGACGGAGAACATTGCAAACGCCGAAACCACGCGCACGGCGGACGGCACTCCGTATGCCATCAAGCGCGCAGTCCATCGCACGGACTACACCCAGTACGAGCTGTTCGGCCAGATGCTGTCGGAGGCCCAGAGCTCGATGAAGAGCACCAGCGGCAAGCACCTGACCGGATCGGACGCCTACCGCGTGGTCAACAAAGTGGACCTCGGTCCGCAAACGGAGATCATCGAGACCGAGCGCACCCGCGCCGAATTCGATCCGACCCATCCCGATGCGGATCCCGCCGGCTACGTGCACTACCCCGACATCAACGTCGTGGAGGAAATGGCCCGCATGGTTTCGGCCAACAGGCTCTACGAAGCCAACCTCTCCTCCGTGCAGTCGGCCAAGGAGATGATCAAACGAACTCTCGACATCTGA